A genomic region of Zalophus californianus isolate mZalCal1 chromosome 11, mZalCal1.pri.v2, whole genome shotgun sequence contains the following coding sequences:
- the SELENOH gene encoding selenoprotein H: protein MASRGRKRKAEVAVVAAAAKQEKPAGGRKAVEAATVVIEHCTSURVYGRNAAALSQALRLETPELPVEVNPAKPRRGSFEVTLLRPDGSSVELWTGIKKGPPRKLKFPEPQEVVKELKKHLS, encoded by the exons ATGGCTTCTCGCGGGAGAAAGCGGAAGGCCGAGGTGGCGGTGGTCGCGGCGGCGGCGAAACAGGAGAAGCCGGCGGGCGGCCGGAAGGCAGTGGAGGCCGCGACCGTCGTAATCGAGCATTG CACGAGCTGACGCGTCTACGGGCGCAACGCCGCGGCCCTGAGCCAGGCGTTGCGCCTGGAGACCCCGGAGCTACCGGTGGAGGTGAATCCTGCCAAGCCCCGGAGGGGCAGCTTCGAGGTGACGCTGCTGCGCCCAGACGGCAGCA GTGTGGAGCTCTGGACTGGGATTAAGAAGGGGCCCCCACGCAAACTCAAGTTTCCTGAGCCTCAAGAGGTGGTGAAGGAGCTGAAGAAGCACCTTTCCTAG
- the BTBD18 gene encoding BTB/POZ domain-containing protein 18, translating into MCSPASSKILYRNPRFLRLAFLQLHHQQQTGVFCDVLLQAEGEAVPAHCCILSACSPFFTERLEQERPAQGRKVVLELGGLKIRTLRKLVDFLYTSEMEVSREEAQDVLSAARQLRVSELESLQLEGGKLVKAPQSRRLNRECLQPPSAAPISARVVASSRRPRTPLPATQTPCPLRPVRLKSSGKEEGPLEKSNRQNAENLSGNLLKKKARACPTPQEKSSSPSSHSQGPREDKSDPALAPTALSPPGMYPSVDERLLPRKIRLSRSKPSPDTCTSKPSSMVSGPSSVPTAPGRRLWRQKNINKVPEDKEKPGGASPPQSIPSPSGLGKTGGSKKRSPEVRAPNSDSAEEGQVGRVKLRKIVNGTCWEVVQEPPLKNSQDSPQIPDPQYSEEPASTQPSSLNEQEQSSAPVDLCQDSPVCSRLQDILLSASHSPDHPVVKSEFGSSPELVGKESGLDIDCREPYAFDTALLGQPCEAEEYRITSAAATSELEEILDFMLCGSDTEPPMGSLESPGAQGCRTPSYHLTETGKNWIEGEEWCLPDMELWPRELTGLEKEPVGEDKEPIEPFSPLVMPSENKEPTESLSPLVIPSEVSEGEVLSVGRSWTPDLEITSSQPLDGQRDKLHTDSLDLPHRSYEDLSPPCSNCMETRPEVSLSMDEVLYSAPEAGKEVLGNSELSDLLPASSEEEEIDVVDWTSEGRLVPTGIPSVWPDPSSESDTEVDILT; encoded by the exons ATGTGTTCTCCCGCCAGTTCCAAAATCCTATACAGGAATCCCCGGTTTCTCCGGTTAGCTTTTCTGCAGCTTCATCACCAGCAACAGACTGGTGTGTTCTGTGATGTCCTTCTGCAGGCAGAAG GTGAGGCAGTCCCAGCTCATTGCTGCATCCTGTCAGCCTGCAGCCCCTTCTTCACGGAGCGCCTGGAGCAGGAGAGGCCAGCTCAGGGTCGGAAAGTGGTGCTGGAGCTGGGGGGCTTGAAGATCAGGACACTCAGGAAGCTGGTGGACTTCTTGTATACCTCAGAGATGGAAGTATCTCGAGAAGAAGCCCAGGATGTGCTTTCTGCTGCCCGTCAGCTCCGTGTATCTGAGCTAGAATCCCTTCAGCTAGAGGGTGGGAAGTTGGTGAAGGCCCCCCAGAGCCGAAGACTGAACCGGGAGTGCTTACAGCCTCCAAGTGCTGCACCAATCTCTGCCAGGGTGGTGGCATCTAGCCGCCGCCCTCGGACTCCACTGCCTGCAACCCAGACTCCTTGTCCTCTTCGGCCAGTAAGATTGAAGTCCtcggggaaggaggaggggcccTTGGAAAAAAGCAACCGACAGAATGCAGAGAATTTGTCTGGCAATCTGCTCAAGAAGAAGGCCAGAGCTTGCCCAACTCCACAAGAAAAAAGCTCTTCACCATCAAGCCACAGTCAGGGACCAAGAGAGGACAAGAGTGACCCTGCCCTTGCTCCTACAGCACTTTCCCCACCCGGTATGTATCCCTCTGTGGATGAGCGGCTATTGCCCAGAAAGATCAGACTGAGTCGCTCAAAGCCGTCTCCTGATACCTGTACATCGAAGCCTTCCAGCATGGTAAGCGGACCTAGCTCAGTACCCACAGCCCCTGGCCGGCGCCTTTGGCGGCAGAAGAATATCAATAAAGTACCAGAGGACAAGGAGAAACCGGGGGGAGCTAGTCCTCCACAGAGCATCCCAAGCCCATCTGGCCTTGGAAAGACAGGTGGGAGCAAGAAGCGGAGCCCTGAAGTCAGGGCACCGAACTCAGACTCTGCAGAAGAGGGGCAGGTTGGAAGAGTGAAACTTCGGAAGATTGTCAATGGGACGTGCTGGGAGGTGGTACAAGAGCCTCCCCTCAAAAACTCTCAAGATAGCCCTCAGATCCCAGACCCTCAATACTCAGAAGAGCCTGCGAGTACTCAGCCATCCTCACTTAATGAGCAGGAACAGTCATCTGCTCCAGTAGACCTGTGTCAGGACTCCCCAGTGTGTTCTAGGCTACAAGACATTCTGCTCTCTGCTAGCCACTCCCCAGACCACCCAGTGGTGAAGTCTGAGTTCGGGTCCAGTCCAGAACTGGTAGGGAAGGAATCTGGGTTGGATATTGACTGCAGAGAGCCCTATGCATTTGACACAGCCCTGCTGGGGCAGCCCTGCGAAGCCGAGGAGTACCGCATCACAAGTGCTGCTGCCACCAGTGAGCTGGAGGAGATCCTGGACTTCATGCTGTGTGGCTCAGACACTGAGCCCCCCATGGGGTCTCTGGAAAGTCCTGGAGCCCAGGGCTGCAGGACCCCTAGCTATCACCTGACAGAAACAGGAAAGAACTGGATCGAAGGGGAGGAATGGTGTTTGCCAGACATGGAACTCTGGCCCAGGGAGCTCACGGGACTGGAAAAGGAACCTGTTGGTGAGGACAAAGAACCAATTGAGCCCTTTAGCCCCCTTGTTATGCCCTCTGAGAACAAAGAGCCAACTGAGTCCCTTAGCCCCCTTGTCATACCCTCTGAGGTGAGTGAAGGGGAGGTACTTTCAGTAGGACGCTCTTGGACTCCAGATCTAGAAATTACCAGTTCCCAACCACTGGATGGTCAGAGAGATAAGCTTCATACTGACTCTCTTGACCTTCCCCACAGGTCCTATGAGGACCTCTCACCTCCCTGTTCAAACTGTATGGAGACTAGGCCAGAAGTGTCCCTAAGTATGGATGAGGTATTGTATTCTGCTCCAGAGGCAGGCAAGGAGGTACTTGGCAACTCTGAGTTGTCGGACCTACTTCCTGCCAGCTCCGAAGAGGAGGAGATTGATGTGGTGGACTGGACATCAGAGGGGAGGCTGGTGCCCACAGGTATTCCCTCTGTGTGGCCCGACCCTTCCTCAGAGTCAGACACAGAGGTGGACATACTGACGTAG